The following are encoded together in the Hoplias malabaricus isolate fHopMal1 chromosome 3, fHopMal1.hap1, whole genome shotgun sequence genome:
- the LOC136691244 gene encoding E3 ubiquitin-protein ligase MARCHF7-like isoform X3 — MFPSWERRAAEGLKNAEHMRELRNKIDLQHQEQLRRREREREDVEMKRRAQRMILMPLLTSPRKSKFKSHSYGRPWTVGKPASKKTSPTSVKRSRADAKRSSVERLPDLVSGAQSRPSEQKASKTSRRAQSNSSVRFKEQGSPCPQPAAVSPTTKHSKHVPITTRRIQGRKSDTTATHVPHGTLRDAGIQRIDSSFNPQPLTTPDHSLIDWTSFPSVENISPCPDREPTPELQYPFQSLWDISSISEESLNTTEDSRTTPTSSEDSFLQEFLPFHWSSTSSELESISPSVGSSAVEPVEDLTLESEREDEDEERFRPWHDLRSESNPLAMSRSSPAYLRSPLSTPRMIPPRSSSESTRQGYATRLTAELAGPSTAPSGISLSRGGTSNGHAYCHLPALDSPRRPPPSSLNEERMENNSLDTALEDEEGAHGGRTLPSLRPLPRTIGLRHDLNLAMMAFHELRLEVTQSDRESLHSTGDSGSPENKRSASPETLRRITARLLEEESDEENEDMCRICQCKGASPINPLLCPCQCSGSLQYIHHDCLRRWVQAKIKSGTELTAVKTCELCKGSLTLDMDDFDVVQGSHSVTSQVWEHGALF, encoded by the exons gAGCAGCTGCGcagaagagagcgagagagggaagATGTGGAGATGAAGAGACGGGCACAGAGAATGATACTCATGCCTTTGCTGACATCCCCCAGGAAAAGCAAGTTTAAATCCCACTCCTATGGAAGGCCATGGACAGTAGGGAAACCGGCTTCTAAAAAG ACTTCACCCACTTCTGTCAAGCGCAGCCGAGCAGATGCTAAAAGAAGCTCAGTCGAGCGTCTGCCAGACCTTGTCAGTGGAGCACAAAGTCGCCCTTCAGAGCAGAAGGCCTCCAAGACATCGCGGCGGGCTCAGAGCAACTCTTCAGTCCGAT ttaaGGAACAGGGGTCTCCATGCCCTCAGCCTGCAGCAGTGAGCCCAACGACAAAACACAGCAAACATGTACCAATCACCACGAGAAGAATCCAGGGCCGAAAGTCGGACACCACAGCAACTCATGTTCCTCATGGAACTCTTAGGGATGCTGGCATTCAGAGAATAGACAGCTCCTTTAATCCACAACCGCTGACCACTCCAGACCACAGCCTCATTGACTGGACCAGTTTCCCTAGTGTGGAGAACATTTCTCCATGTCCAGACAGAGAGCCAACCCCAGAGCTCCAATATCCTTTCCAAAGCCTCTGGGACATCAGCAGCATCTCTGAAGAAAGCCTAAACACCACAGAAGACAGCAGGACCACACCCACCAGCTCTGAAGACTCTTTCCTTCAGGAGTTCCTGCCCTTTCACTGGTCTTCTACCAGCAGTGAGTTGGAATCCATCAGCCCCAGTGTGGGAAGCTCAGCTGTGGAACCTGTGGAGGACCTAACTTTAGAATCAGAAAGagaggatgaagatgaagaaCGTTTTAGACCTTGGCACGACCTAAGGTCTGAATCTAATCCACTAGCAATGTCAAGGTCATCCCCAGCGTATTTACGGAGCCCTTTATCAACACCAAGGATGATCCCTCCACGTTCATCTTCTGAATCCACTCGACAAGGATATGCCACTAGGCTGACAGCGGAATTAGCAGGGCCCTCTACTGCCCCGTCTGGAATCTCTTTAAGCAGAGGAGGCACCTCCAATGGTCACGCATATTGCCATCTTCCAGCTCTGGACAGTCCAAGGAGGCCTCCTCCATCTTCTTTAAATGAAGAAAGGATGGAAAACAATTCATTGGACACAGCattggaggatgaggagggtGCACATGGAGGAAGAACCCTTCCAAGTCTGAGACCCCTGCCGAGAACAATCGGCCTGAGACACGATCTGAACCTGGCCATGATGGCATTCCATGAGCTTCGCCTCGAAGTGACACAGAGTGACAGGGAGAGTTTGCACTCCACAGGTGACTCAGGAAGTCCTGAGAACAAGAGGTCAGCGAGTCCTGAAACACTACGCAGAATTACAGCAAG GCTGTTAGAGGAGGAATCGGATGAAGAGAACGAGGACATGTGTCGTATCTGCCAGTGTAAAGGAGCTTCCCCCATAAACCCCCTCCTGTGCCCCTGCCAGTGTTCTGGCAGTCTGCAGTACATCCACCACGACTGCCTGAGGCGCTGGGTCCAGGCCAAAATAAAGTCAG GCACTGAGCTCACGGCGGTGAAGACCTGTGAGCTGTGTAAAGGAAGCCTGACTCTGGATATGGACGACTTTGATGTAGTCCAAGGAAGCCACTCAG TTACCTCACAGGTATGGGAGCATGGTGCTTTGTTCTAG
- the LOC136691244 gene encoding E3 ubiquitin-protein ligase MARCHF7-like isoform X1, whose product MFPSWERRAAEGLKNAEHMRELRNKIDLQHQEQLRRREREREDVEMKRRAQRMILMPLLTSPRKSKFKSHSYGRPWTVGKPASKKTSPTSVKRSRADAKRSSVERLPDLVSGAQSRPSEQKASKTSRRAQSNSSVRFKEQGSPCPQPAAVSPTTKHSKHVPITTRRIQGRKSDTTATHVPHGTLRDAGIQRIDSSFNPQPLTTPDHSLIDWTSFPSVENISPCPDREPTPELQYPFQSLWDISSISEESLNTTEDSRTTPTSSEDSFLQEFLPFHWSSTSSELESISPSVGSSAVEPVEDLTLESEREDEDEERFRPWHDLRSESNPLAMSRSSPAYLRSPLSTPRMIPPRSSSESTRQGYATRLTAELAGPSTAPSGISLSRGGTSNGHAYCHLPALDSPRRPPPSSLNEERMENNSLDTALEDEEGAHGGRTLPSLRPLPRTIGLRHDLNLAMMAFHELRLEVTQSDRESLHSTGDSGSPENKRSASPETLRRITARLLEEESDEENEDMCRICQCKGASPINPLLCPCQCSGSLQYIHHDCLRRWVQAKIKSGTELTAVKTCELCKGSLTLDMDDFDVVQGSHSGPAIAACGHIFNIVMELPLSVWAEHSRTASAVAAEIFRAFTADSDPQRHHADD is encoded by the exons gAGCAGCTGCGcagaagagagcgagagagggaagATGTGGAGATGAAGAGACGGGCACAGAGAATGATACTCATGCCTTTGCTGACATCCCCCAGGAAAAGCAAGTTTAAATCCCACTCCTATGGAAGGCCATGGACAGTAGGGAAACCGGCTTCTAAAAAG ACTTCACCCACTTCTGTCAAGCGCAGCCGAGCAGATGCTAAAAGAAGCTCAGTCGAGCGTCTGCCAGACCTTGTCAGTGGAGCACAAAGTCGCCCTTCAGAGCAGAAGGCCTCCAAGACATCGCGGCGGGCTCAGAGCAACTCTTCAGTCCGAT ttaaGGAACAGGGGTCTCCATGCCCTCAGCCTGCAGCAGTGAGCCCAACGACAAAACACAGCAAACATGTACCAATCACCACGAGAAGAATCCAGGGCCGAAAGTCGGACACCACAGCAACTCATGTTCCTCATGGAACTCTTAGGGATGCTGGCATTCAGAGAATAGACAGCTCCTTTAATCCACAACCGCTGACCACTCCAGACCACAGCCTCATTGACTGGACCAGTTTCCCTAGTGTGGAGAACATTTCTCCATGTCCAGACAGAGAGCCAACCCCAGAGCTCCAATATCCTTTCCAAAGCCTCTGGGACATCAGCAGCATCTCTGAAGAAAGCCTAAACACCACAGAAGACAGCAGGACCACACCCACCAGCTCTGAAGACTCTTTCCTTCAGGAGTTCCTGCCCTTTCACTGGTCTTCTACCAGCAGTGAGTTGGAATCCATCAGCCCCAGTGTGGGAAGCTCAGCTGTGGAACCTGTGGAGGACCTAACTTTAGAATCAGAAAGagaggatgaagatgaagaaCGTTTTAGACCTTGGCACGACCTAAGGTCTGAATCTAATCCACTAGCAATGTCAAGGTCATCCCCAGCGTATTTACGGAGCCCTTTATCAACACCAAGGATGATCCCTCCACGTTCATCTTCTGAATCCACTCGACAAGGATATGCCACTAGGCTGACAGCGGAATTAGCAGGGCCCTCTACTGCCCCGTCTGGAATCTCTTTAAGCAGAGGAGGCACCTCCAATGGTCACGCATATTGCCATCTTCCAGCTCTGGACAGTCCAAGGAGGCCTCCTCCATCTTCTTTAAATGAAGAAAGGATGGAAAACAATTCATTGGACACAGCattggaggatgaggagggtGCACATGGAGGAAGAACCCTTCCAAGTCTGAGACCCCTGCCGAGAACAATCGGCCTGAGACACGATCTGAACCTGGCCATGATGGCATTCCATGAGCTTCGCCTCGAAGTGACACAGAGTGACAGGGAGAGTTTGCACTCCACAGGTGACTCAGGAAGTCCTGAGAACAAGAGGTCAGCGAGTCCTGAAACACTACGCAGAATTACAGCAAG GCTGTTAGAGGAGGAATCGGATGAAGAGAACGAGGACATGTGTCGTATCTGCCAGTGTAAAGGAGCTTCCCCCATAAACCCCCTCCTGTGCCCCTGCCAGTGTTCTGGCAGTCTGCAGTACATCCACCACGACTGCCTGAGGCGCTGGGTCCAGGCCAAAATAAAGTCAG GCACTGAGCTCACGGCGGTGAAGACCTGTGAGCTGTGTAAAGGAAGCCTGACTCTGGATATGGACGACTTTGATGTAGTCCAAGGAAGCCACTCAG GACCCGCCATTGCTGCATGTGgccatatttttaatattgtaatGGAGCTGCCTCTCTCAGTCTGGGCAGAACACTCCCGAACTGCTTCTGCTGTTGCGGCAGAAATTTTCAGAGCTTTTACAGCTGACTCAGACCCACAACGCCACCACGCTGATG aCTGA
- the LOC136691244 gene encoding E3 ubiquitin-protein ligase MARCHF7-like isoform X4 produces MFPSWERRAAEGLKNAEHMRELRNKIDLQHQEQLRRREREREDVEMKRRAQRMILMPLLTSPRKSKFKSHSYGRPWTVGKPASKKTSPTSVKRSRADAKRSSVERLPDLVSGAQSRPSEQKASKTSRRAQSNSSVRFKEQGSPCPQPAAVSPTTKHSKHVPITTRRIQGRKSDTTATHVPHGTLRDAGIQRIDSSFNPQPLTTPDHSLIDWTSFPSVENISPCPDREPTPELQYPFQSLWDISSISEESLNTTEDSRTTPTSSEDSFLQEFLPFHWSSTSSELESISPSVGSSAVEPVEDLTLESEREDEDEERFRPWHDLRSESNPLAMSRSSPAYLRSPLSTPRMIPPRSSSESTRQGYATRLTAELAGPSTAPSGISLSRGGTSNGHAYCHLPALDSPRRPPPSSLNEERMENNSLDTALEDEEGAHGGRTLPSLRPLPRTIGLRHDLNLAMMAFHELRLEVTQSDRESLHSTGDSGSPENKRSASPETLRRITARLLEEESDEENEDMCRICQCKGASPINPLLCPCQCSGSLQYIHHDCLRRWVQAKIKSGTELTAVKTCELCKGSLTLDMDDFDVVQGSHSD; encoded by the exons gAGCAGCTGCGcagaagagagcgagagagggaagATGTGGAGATGAAGAGACGGGCACAGAGAATGATACTCATGCCTTTGCTGACATCCCCCAGGAAAAGCAAGTTTAAATCCCACTCCTATGGAAGGCCATGGACAGTAGGGAAACCGGCTTCTAAAAAG ACTTCACCCACTTCTGTCAAGCGCAGCCGAGCAGATGCTAAAAGAAGCTCAGTCGAGCGTCTGCCAGACCTTGTCAGTGGAGCACAAAGTCGCCCTTCAGAGCAGAAGGCCTCCAAGACATCGCGGCGGGCTCAGAGCAACTCTTCAGTCCGAT ttaaGGAACAGGGGTCTCCATGCCCTCAGCCTGCAGCAGTGAGCCCAACGACAAAACACAGCAAACATGTACCAATCACCACGAGAAGAATCCAGGGCCGAAAGTCGGACACCACAGCAACTCATGTTCCTCATGGAACTCTTAGGGATGCTGGCATTCAGAGAATAGACAGCTCCTTTAATCCACAACCGCTGACCACTCCAGACCACAGCCTCATTGACTGGACCAGTTTCCCTAGTGTGGAGAACATTTCTCCATGTCCAGACAGAGAGCCAACCCCAGAGCTCCAATATCCTTTCCAAAGCCTCTGGGACATCAGCAGCATCTCTGAAGAAAGCCTAAACACCACAGAAGACAGCAGGACCACACCCACCAGCTCTGAAGACTCTTTCCTTCAGGAGTTCCTGCCCTTTCACTGGTCTTCTACCAGCAGTGAGTTGGAATCCATCAGCCCCAGTGTGGGAAGCTCAGCTGTGGAACCTGTGGAGGACCTAACTTTAGAATCAGAAAGagaggatgaagatgaagaaCGTTTTAGACCTTGGCACGACCTAAGGTCTGAATCTAATCCACTAGCAATGTCAAGGTCATCCCCAGCGTATTTACGGAGCCCTTTATCAACACCAAGGATGATCCCTCCACGTTCATCTTCTGAATCCACTCGACAAGGATATGCCACTAGGCTGACAGCGGAATTAGCAGGGCCCTCTACTGCCCCGTCTGGAATCTCTTTAAGCAGAGGAGGCACCTCCAATGGTCACGCATATTGCCATCTTCCAGCTCTGGACAGTCCAAGGAGGCCTCCTCCATCTTCTTTAAATGAAGAAAGGATGGAAAACAATTCATTGGACACAGCattggaggatgaggagggtGCACATGGAGGAAGAACCCTTCCAAGTCTGAGACCCCTGCCGAGAACAATCGGCCTGAGACACGATCTGAACCTGGCCATGATGGCATTCCATGAGCTTCGCCTCGAAGTGACACAGAGTGACAGGGAGAGTTTGCACTCCACAGGTGACTCAGGAAGTCCTGAGAACAAGAGGTCAGCGAGTCCTGAAACACTACGCAGAATTACAGCAAG GCTGTTAGAGGAGGAATCGGATGAAGAGAACGAGGACATGTGTCGTATCTGCCAGTGTAAAGGAGCTTCCCCCATAAACCCCCTCCTGTGCCCCTGCCAGTGTTCTGGCAGTCTGCAGTACATCCACCACGACTGCCTGAGGCGCTGGGTCCAGGCCAAAATAAAGTCAG GCACTGAGCTCACGGCGGTGAAGACCTGTGAGCTGTGTAAAGGAAGCCTGACTCTGGATATGGACGACTTTGATGTAGTCCAAGGAAGCCACTCAG aCTGA
- the LOC136691244 gene encoding E3 ubiquitin-protein ligase MARCHF7-like isoform X2 — protein sequence MFPSWERRAAEGLKNAEHMRELRNKIDLQHQEQLRRREREREDVEMKRRAQRMILMPLLTSPRKSKFKSHSYGRPWTVGKPASKKTSPTSVKRSRADAKRSSVERLPDLVSGAQSRPSEQKASKTSRRAQSNSSVRFKEQGSPCPQPAAVSPTTKHSKHVPITTRRIQGRKSDTTATHVPHGTLRDAGIQRIDSSFNPQPLTTPDHSLIDWTSFPSVENISPCPDREPTPELQYPFQSLWDISSISEESLNTTEDSRTTPTSSEDSFLQEFLPFHWSSTSSELESISPSVGSSAVEPVEDLTLESEREDEDEERFRPWHDLRSESNPLAMSRSSPAYLRSPLSTPRMIPPRSSSESTRQGYATRLTAELAGPSTAPSGISLSRGGTSNGHAYCHLPALDSPRRPPPSSLNEERMENNSLDTALEDEEGAHGGRTLPSLRPLPRTIGLRHDLNLAMMAFHELRLEVTQSDRESLHSTGDSGSPENKRSASPETLRRITARLLEEESDEENEDMCRICQCKGASPINPLLCPCQCSGSLQYIHHDCLRRWVQAKIKSGTELTAVKTCELCKGSLTLDMDDFDVVQGSHSAPSRIAVAPQFKYDI from the exons gAGCAGCTGCGcagaagagagcgagagagggaagATGTGGAGATGAAGAGACGGGCACAGAGAATGATACTCATGCCTTTGCTGACATCCCCCAGGAAAAGCAAGTTTAAATCCCACTCCTATGGAAGGCCATGGACAGTAGGGAAACCGGCTTCTAAAAAG ACTTCACCCACTTCTGTCAAGCGCAGCCGAGCAGATGCTAAAAGAAGCTCAGTCGAGCGTCTGCCAGACCTTGTCAGTGGAGCACAAAGTCGCCCTTCAGAGCAGAAGGCCTCCAAGACATCGCGGCGGGCTCAGAGCAACTCTTCAGTCCGAT ttaaGGAACAGGGGTCTCCATGCCCTCAGCCTGCAGCAGTGAGCCCAACGACAAAACACAGCAAACATGTACCAATCACCACGAGAAGAATCCAGGGCCGAAAGTCGGACACCACAGCAACTCATGTTCCTCATGGAACTCTTAGGGATGCTGGCATTCAGAGAATAGACAGCTCCTTTAATCCACAACCGCTGACCACTCCAGACCACAGCCTCATTGACTGGACCAGTTTCCCTAGTGTGGAGAACATTTCTCCATGTCCAGACAGAGAGCCAACCCCAGAGCTCCAATATCCTTTCCAAAGCCTCTGGGACATCAGCAGCATCTCTGAAGAAAGCCTAAACACCACAGAAGACAGCAGGACCACACCCACCAGCTCTGAAGACTCTTTCCTTCAGGAGTTCCTGCCCTTTCACTGGTCTTCTACCAGCAGTGAGTTGGAATCCATCAGCCCCAGTGTGGGAAGCTCAGCTGTGGAACCTGTGGAGGACCTAACTTTAGAATCAGAAAGagaggatgaagatgaagaaCGTTTTAGACCTTGGCACGACCTAAGGTCTGAATCTAATCCACTAGCAATGTCAAGGTCATCCCCAGCGTATTTACGGAGCCCTTTATCAACACCAAGGATGATCCCTCCACGTTCATCTTCTGAATCCACTCGACAAGGATATGCCACTAGGCTGACAGCGGAATTAGCAGGGCCCTCTACTGCCCCGTCTGGAATCTCTTTAAGCAGAGGAGGCACCTCCAATGGTCACGCATATTGCCATCTTCCAGCTCTGGACAGTCCAAGGAGGCCTCCTCCATCTTCTTTAAATGAAGAAAGGATGGAAAACAATTCATTGGACACAGCattggaggatgaggagggtGCACATGGAGGAAGAACCCTTCCAAGTCTGAGACCCCTGCCGAGAACAATCGGCCTGAGACACGATCTGAACCTGGCCATGATGGCATTCCATGAGCTTCGCCTCGAAGTGACACAGAGTGACAGGGAGAGTTTGCACTCCACAGGTGACTCAGGAAGTCCTGAGAACAAGAGGTCAGCGAGTCCTGAAACACTACGCAGAATTACAGCAAG GCTGTTAGAGGAGGAATCGGATGAAGAGAACGAGGACATGTGTCGTATCTGCCAGTGTAAAGGAGCTTCCCCCATAAACCCCCTCCTGTGCCCCTGCCAGTGTTCTGGCAGTCTGCAGTACATCCACCACGACTGCCTGAGGCGCTGGGTCCAGGCCAAAATAAAGTCAG GCACTGAGCTCACGGCGGTGAAGACCTGTGAGCTGTGTAAAGGAAGCCTGACTCTGGATATGGACGACTTTGATGTAGTCCAAGGAAGCCACTCAG cgccatctaggattgcagtggcaccccaattTAAATATGACATCTGA
- the cntd1 gene encoding cyclin N-terminal domain-containing protein 1 isoform X2: MVKHIENLFSVQRNASSEGDSYRAKENHEHRILQRLGENFPVFLFSCVQIASKLASYSSALDNRSVSGLLHSLGISCPKQKLLKSELLILKTLDFQLSVPNPLLYVETLLEVLGHNDPSIRVPQLHRVCRCVLQFIFLQREKIYQSLLEAATGSHSPSSEQRAKFASVTEDCMLLGVGVIAVSAFFSHRAAWKEVAKELALITGISVRSIINFAQMTLAHIT, encoded by the exons ATGGTGAAGCATATTGAGAATTTATTCTCTGTCCAGAGGAACGCATCAAGTGAAGGCGACTCATACAGAGCCAAAGAAAACCATGAACACCGGATCCTTCAGAGACTGGGTGAAAATTTCCCAGTGTTCCTCTTCTCCTGTGTGCAGATAGCCAGCAAACTGGCCTCATATTCCAGT GCCCTCGACAACAGGTCTGTATCCGGGCTTCTGCACTCGCTCGGCATCAGCTGTCCCAAACAAAAGCTCCTGAAGTCTGAGCTGCTCATCTTGAAGACTCTGGATTTCCAGCTGAGCGTTCCCAACCCTCTGCTGTACGTAGAGACTCTCCTGGAAGTCCTGG GACACAATGACCCCAGCATTCGTGTTCCTCAGCTGCATCGCGTGTGCAGGTGTGTCCTCCAGTTTATTTTCCTGCAAAGAGAGAAGATCTACCAGTCTCTGCTCGAGGCTGCTACTGGATCTCACAGCCCTTCTTCAGAGCAGAG GGCAAAGTTTGCATCTGTGACTGAGGACTGCATGCTGTTAGGGGTTGGAGTTATCGctgtttctgcttttttttcccataGAGCTGCCTGGAAGGAG GTGGCGAAGGAGCTTGCGCTGATCACAGGAATCTCAGTGAGGAGCATCATTAACTTCGCTCAAATGACTTTGGCACACATCACCTAG
- the cntd1 gene encoding cyclin N-terminal domain-containing protein 1 isoform X1: protein MSVKRVQMASKFKADAEMKMGFGEVSFEILSDFLTVLNTQNKSNLQNLSGFCGNFKVKRVVEHVFCICEELELDPLVGYHAIEILDRFMVKHIENLFSVQRNASSEGDSYRAKENHEHRILQRLGENFPVFLFSCVQIASKLASYSSALDNRSVSGLLHSLGISCPKQKLLKSELLILKTLDFQLSVPNPLLYVETLLEVLGHNDPSIRVPQLHRVCRCVLQFIFLQREKIYQSLLEAATGSHSPSSEQRAKFASVTEDCMLLGVGVIAVSAFFSHRAAWKEVAKELALITGISVRSIINFAQMTLAHIT from the exons atGTCTGTGAAACGTGTACAAATGGCGTCAAAGTTTAAAGCAGACGCTGAGATGAAGATGGGTTTTGGTGAAGTTTCATTTGAAATTTTATCAGATTTTTTAACAGTCCTCAACACTCAAAACAAATCCAACCTGCAGAATTTGtcgggtttctgtggtaatttcaAAGTCAAAAGAGTGGTGG AACACGTGTTTTGtatttgtgaggagttggaaCTGGATCCTTTAGTTGGATATCACGCCATTGAAATCCTGGACAG GTTTATGGTGAAGCATATTGAGAATTTATTCTCTGTCCAGAGGAACGCATCAAGTGAAGGCGACTCATACAGAGCCAAAGAAAACCATGAACACCGGATCCTTCAGAGACTGGGTGAAAATTTCCCAGTGTTCCTCTTCTCCTGTGTGCAGATAGCCAGCAAACTGGCCTCATATTCCAGT GCCCTCGACAACAGGTCTGTATCCGGGCTTCTGCACTCGCTCGGCATCAGCTGTCCCAAACAAAAGCTCCTGAAGTCTGAGCTGCTCATCTTGAAGACTCTGGATTTCCAGCTGAGCGTTCCCAACCCTCTGCTGTACGTAGAGACTCTCCTGGAAGTCCTGG GACACAATGACCCCAGCATTCGTGTTCCTCAGCTGCATCGCGTGTGCAGGTGTGTCCTCCAGTTTATTTTCCTGCAAAGAGAGAAGATCTACCAGTCTCTGCTCGAGGCTGCTACTGGATCTCACAGCCCTTCTTCAGAGCAGAG GGCAAAGTTTGCATCTGTGACTGAGGACTGCATGCTGTTAGGGGTTGGAGTTATCGctgtttctgcttttttttcccataGAGCTGCCTGGAAGGAG GTGGCGAAGGAGCTTGCGCTGATCACAGGAATCTCAGTGAGGAGCATCATTAACTTCGCTCAAATGACTTTGGCACACATCACCTAG
- the coa3a gene encoding cytochrome c oxidase assembly factor 3 homolog, mitochondrial, whose protein sequence is MAEKQGKAGGESEFAKRIHPEKESLTREQLQFIRQMELAQWKKKTQKLRTRNIITGLTIGALVMGIYGYTFYSVSQERIMDELDEDAKTASKYRVPKTGAN, encoded by the exons ATGGCGGAGAAACAGGGCAAAGCTGGGGGTGAGAGCGAATTCGCCAAGAGAATACACCCAGAAAAGGAGTCTCTGACTCGGGAGCAGCTGCAGTTTATCCGTCAGATGGAGCTCGCTCAGTGGAAGAAGAAGACCCAAAAACTCCGCACTCGAAACATTATAACCGGCCTCACCATCGGAGCCTTGGTGATGGGGATCT ACGGCTACACGTTTTATTCCGTGTCCCAAGAGCGGATTATGGACGAACTGGATGAAGATGCGAAGACAGCCTCCAAGTATCGAGTGCCAAAAACAGGAGCCAACTGA